In Rhodospirillaceae bacterium, the following proteins share a genomic window:
- a CDS encoding MBL fold metallo-hydrolase: protein MKQIAPDLWQSSLYSSGILNTHAYFLERPSGNVLFYNTGDEGDLQHMSDHGGVVYQLLTHRDEAGPSQARIRERFGCKLGCSAIEAPFVAKHGKPDLEFGADDVRIEDFDIVHTPGHTDGSVCFFYRSPHGQSYLFSGDTIFQWNGKWSTFVLSSFGGSKVALAESLTRLRAWSPDIVLSSGFVGEVAYREVTREDWTAALDERIARLGGSS, encoded by the coding sequence GTGAAACAGATCGCGCCCGACCTGTGGCAGAGCTCGCTCTACAGCAGCGGCATACTGAACACACACGCCTATTTCCTGGAGCGCCCGTCGGGCAACGTGCTGTTCTACAACACCGGCGACGAGGGCGACCTCCAGCATATGTCCGACCACGGCGGCGTTGTTTACCAGTTGCTGACGCACCGGGACGAGGCCGGCCCGTCCCAGGCGCGGATCCGGGAGCGCTTCGGCTGCAAGCTCGGCTGCAGCGCGATCGAGGCGCCGTTCGTGGCGAAGCACGGCAAGCCCGATCTGGAATTCGGCGCGGACGACGTCCGGATCGAGGACTTCGACATCGTCCACACACCGGGGCACACCGACGGCAGCGTCTGCTTCTTCTACCGCTCCCCGCACGGGCAATCCTATCTGTTCAGCGGCGACACGATCTTCCAGTGGAACGGAAAATGGTCGACCTTCGTGCTTTCCAGCTTCGGGGGCAGCAAGGTGGCTCTTGCAGAGAGCCTGACGAGATTGCGCGCCTGGAGCCCGGACATCGTGCTGAGCAGCGGCTTTGTCGGCGAGGTGGCGTACAGGGAAGTCACGCGCGAGGACTGGACGGCGGCGCTCGACGAGCGCATTGCCCGCCTCGGCGGATCGTCGTGA
- a CDS encoding SOS response-associated peptidase translates to MCGRYTLTDPDKAIRLLFGYDGPALNWPPMYNVAPTVEVPAVVRGSGDRPRALVKARWGLIPPWAKDMKIGARLVQARAETIAEKPSFRNAWKARRCLIAADGFYEWRTDGAAKVPFRVSYEDERPFAFAGLWERWDGPDGPVRSCTIITTDANALLAPIHHRMPVVIDPPEFGRWLGLEPAPEEDLHALLAPREIEGFRPYRVSDRVNKVQNNDPAILEPLAA, encoded by the coding sequence ATGTGCGGCCGCTACACGCTGACCGATCCGGACAAGGCGATCCGCCTGCTGTTCGGTTATGACGGCCCGGCCCTGAACTGGCCGCCCATGTACAATGTGGCGCCGACGGTGGAAGTCCCGGCGGTCGTCAGGGGCTCCGGCGACAGGCCGCGTGCGCTGGTCAAGGCGCGCTGGGGGCTCATCCCGCCCTGGGCGAAGGACATGAAGATCGGCGCCAGGCTCGTTCAGGCGCGGGCCGAGACGATTGCCGAAAAGCCGAGTTTCCGCAACGCCTGGAAGGCGCGCCGCTGCCTGATCGCCGCCGACGGCTTCTACGAATGGCGGACGGACGGCGCGGCAAAAGTCCCCTTCCGGGTGTCTTACGAGGACGAACGGCCCTTCGCCTTCGCCGGCCTCTGGGAACGCTGGGACGGCCCGGACGGGCCGGTGCGCTCCTGCACCATAATCACGACGGATGCCAATGCCCTGCTCGCGCCGATCCACCACCGGATGCCGGTCGTGATCGATCCGCCGGAATTCGGGCGCTGGCTGGGCCTCGAACCGGCTCCGGAAGAGGACCTGCACGCCCTGCTGGCGCCGCGTGAAATCGAGGGTTTCCGCCCCTACCGGGTCAGCGACCGGGTCAACAAGGTGCAGAACAACGATCCGGCGATCCTGGAGCCGCTCGCCGCCTGA
- a CDS encoding SCO family protein: MSKTAIQALLVALIAAVAAAAGVYLWRAGDDVRQTAETRSAGKALIGGPFALVDHTGTARTEKDLLGKFAVVNFGFTNCPDVCPTTLQTISDALELMGPSAQRIRPVFVSVDPDRDTPERLTTYREAFDERILMLTGSEAAVARAAKAYKVGYSRMKPAEDGSYMVNHTALIYLMGPDGGYITHFPFRIAPDKLAAALKKWVARES, translated from the coding sequence ATGTCGAAAACTGCGATACAGGCTCTGCTCGTCGCCCTGATTGCCGCTGTTGCGGCTGCCGCCGGCGTCTATCTGTGGCGCGCCGGCGACGACGTCAGGCAAACGGCCGAAACGCGCAGCGCGGGCAAGGCGCTGATCGGCGGCCCGTTCGCGCTGGTCGACCACACCGGCACGGCCCGGACGGAGAAGGACCTGCTGGGCAAATTCGCCGTCGTCAATTTCGGCTTCACGAACTGCCCGGACGTCTGCCCGACTACCCTCCAGACGATTTCGGACGCTCTCGAACTGATGGGGCCGTCGGCGCAGCGCATCCGGCCGGTCTTCGTCAGCGTCGATCCGGACCGCGATACGCCCGAACGCCTCACAACCTACCGCGAAGCCTTCGACGAGCGCATCCTGATGCTGACCGGCAGCGAGGCGGCGGTCGCCCGGGCCGCCAAGGCCTACAAGGTCGGCTACAGCCGGATGAAGCCGGCGGAAGACGGCAGCTACATGGTGAACCACACGGCGCTGATCTACCTGATGGGCCCGGACGGCGGCTACATCACCCATTTCCCCTTCCGGATCGCGCCGGACAAGCTGGCGGCGGCGCTGAAGAAGTGGGTGGCTCGCGAGAGCTGA
- a CDS encoding glutathione S-transferase family protein: MKLYYAPGTCALAVHVALIWSGEPYELEKVDLDDPAFRRINPMGAVPALVDGDGGVMTQAHALLNYVAAKSPEKKLAGEDTPRAKQAFDQWLSFLNGDLHPAWMPIFKPERFTGERDEASLADVKAAAGVRLRGIYSVLDRHLDGRDFMVGEARTCADAFACVMTRWLPYSGIGIDEFRNLKRHFGRFRDEPGVVRAEEEEGIRA, from the coding sequence ATGAAGCTCTACTATGCGCCCGGCACCTGCGCTTTGGCCGTTCATGTCGCGCTCATCTGGTCCGGGGAGCCCTACGAATTGGAGAAGGTCGATCTCGACGATCCGGCGTTCCGCCGGATCAACCCTATGGGCGCGGTCCCCGCGCTGGTTGACGGCGACGGCGGCGTGATGACCCAGGCTCACGCGTTGCTCAACTATGTGGCGGCGAAATCCCCTGAGAAGAAGCTGGCCGGGGAGGACACGCCGCGTGCGAAGCAGGCCTTCGACCAGTGGCTGTCGTTTCTGAACGGCGACCTGCATCCGGCCTGGATGCCGATCTTCAAGCCCGAACGCTTCACGGGCGAGCGGGACGAGGCGAGCTTGGCCGACGTGAAGGCCGCGGCGGGCGTTCGGCTGCGCGGCATTTACTCGGTCCTCGACCGTCACCTCGACGGGCGGGACTTCATGGTCGGCGAGGCACGAACCTGCGCCGACGCCTTCGCCTGCGTCATGACCCGATGGCTGCCCTACAGCGGGATCGGCATTGACGAGTTCCGGAATCTGAAGCGGCATTTCGGGCGGTTTCGCGACGAACCGGGTGTGGTGCGCGCCGAGGAGGAAGAGGGAATTCGGGCGTGA
- a CDS encoding DUF1330 domain-containing protein: MTEGKPAYLIASSFMPEGHGALDDYALASHPLIEAAGGEVLVAGHVGQFMDHYEGNWATDARITIFRFPSMAALQGFWHSPEYQAIKHLRTDVIPPNFTFAVEGFDLKDLLTQNPELAPPGE; encoded by the coding sequence ATGACCGAGGGGAAGCCCGCCTATCTGATTGCGAGCTCGTTCATGCCGGAGGGTCACGGCGCGCTCGACGACTATGCCCTTGCCTCGCATCCGCTGATCGAGGCGGCCGGGGGCGAGGTTCTGGTCGCGGGGCATGTCGGCCAGTTCATGGATCATTACGAGGGAAACTGGGCCACGGATGCGCGCATCACCATCTTCCGGTTCCCGTCGATGGCGGCGCTGCAGGGGTTCTGGCATTCGCCGGAGTACCAAGCGATAAAGCATCTGCGCACCGACGTCATTCCGCCTAACTTCACCTTCGCGGTGGAGGGCTTCGATCTGAAGGATCTGCTGACGCAGAATCCAGAGCTCGCCCCGCCGGGGGAGTGA